One part of the Mangrovibacillus cuniculi genome encodes these proteins:
- a CDS encoding flagellin — protein sequence MRINHNIAALNTHRQLSAASNMQSKSMEKLSSGLRINRAGDDAAGLAISEKMRGQIRGLEMAGKNAQDSISLIQTAEGALNETHSILQRARELAVQSANDTNTDADRKELQAEVKQLVTELDRIGNTTEFNTKKLLDGSAKGVTEAVKGTVSLNNNSGVTITSAAIDGLNTAAGTDATKSNVNGAYMIVRTDQTTPGTFAAGDYKIVGPDGQTSTDITLTDKDTLTFGAGILTGGLTTLAVGDLEANMKVGESITLVFGKHEDASTDLDGSIMTQIGANAGQTAFISIGDMRADALGVKDIDISSKFGAATAIETVNNAIQKVSSQRSNLGAMQNRLEHTINNLGTASENLTAAESRIRDVDMAKEMMTQTKNSILSQAAQAMLAQANQQPQGVLQLLR from the coding sequence ATGCGTATTAATCACAATATTGCTGCTCTTAACACTCATCGTCAATTGAGCGCTGCTTCTAACATGCAGTCTAAATCTATGGAGAAATTATCATCAGGTCTTCGTATCAACCGTGCAGGTGATGATGCTGCTGGTCTAGCGATCTCTGAAAAAATGCGTGGACAGATTCGTGGTTTAGAGATGGCTGGAAAAAATGCACAAGATAGTATTTCTCTAATTCAAACAGCTGAGGGAGCTTTAAATGAAACACATTCTATCCTTCAACGCGCTAGGGAATTAGCAGTTCAATCTGCAAATGATACAAATACTGATGCAGACAGAAAAGAATTACAGGCTGAAGTTAAACAATTAGTAACAGAACTTGATCGTATTGGTAACACTACAGAGTTTAATACAAAAAAATTATTAGATGGTTCTGCTAAAGGAGTAACTGAAGCAGTAAAAGGTACAGTTTCATTAAATAACAATTCAGGAGTCACAATCACTTCAGCTGCTATTGATGGTTTAAACACAGCTGCTGGTACTGATGCTACAAAATCAAATGTAAATGGAGCGTATATGATTGTTAGAACTGATCAAACTACACCAGGAACATTTGCAGCGGGTGACTACAAGATCGTTGGTCCAGATGGACAAACGTCTACTGATATTACGCTAACAGATAAAGATACTCTAACTTTTGGGGCAGGTATTTTGACTGGTGGTCTTACTACATTAGCTGTTGGTGATCTTGAAGCTAATATGAAAGTAGGAGAAAGTATTACCCTTGTTTTCGGTAAGCATGAGGATGCAAGTACTGATCTTGATGGCTCAATTATGACTCAAATTGGTGCAAACGCTGGGCAAACTGCGTTTATCTCAATTGGTGATATGCGTGCGGATGCATTAGGCGTAAAAGATATTGATATCTCTAGTAAGTTTGGAGCAGCAACAGCTATTGAAACAGTGAATAACGCTATTCAAAAAGTATCTTCACAAAGAAGTAATTTAGGTGCTATGCAAAACCGCTTAGAGCACACAATTAATAACTTAGGAACAGCTTCTGAAAACCTAACTGCTGCGGAATCTCGTATCCGTGACGTTGACATGGCGAAAGAAATGATGACTCAAACAAAGAATTCTATTCTTTCTCAAGCAGCTCAAGCTATGTTAGCTCAAGCTAACCAACAACCTCAAGGAGTTCTTCAACTTCTTCGTTAA
- a CDS encoding carbon storage regulator, which translates to MLVIGRKVNEYVVIDDNIKVRVVRSKEGHLRLAIDAPREIPIVRGELWERAQLEEQEE; encoded by the coding sequence ATGCTTGTAATTGGTCGAAAAGTAAATGAATATGTCGTAATTGATGATAATATTAAAGTTCGTGTTGTAAGGTCGAAAGAAGGTCATTTACGTTTAGCTATTGATGCACCACGCGAGATACCTATTGTTCGTGGAGAACTTTGGGAAAGAGCACAATTAGAAGAACAAGAAGAATAA
- a CDS encoding flagellin: MRINHNIAALNTHRQLSYASNAQGKSMEKLSSGLRINRAGDDAAGLAISEKMRGQIRGLDQAQRNSQDGISLIQTAEGALNETHAILQRMRELAVQSANDTNTSQDRSNIQDEMNQLGTEIERIANTTEFNTKKLLNGSLGSAQAVATGTVTNSGTLGAAMADATTLNALVDVNGNNLGIANGDTVTATWSVNGTQRTATFSVTDITTDDLSDINAAIAADASVASAATAAGVTTITAAAGGTAAQINGLSIEVKAADGTRKEAASNVLSNFQVGTKAQDARSNGSATFQIGANTGQSMNLGIEDMRAATLGVNNLQVGTQSQASTAVKVIDEAIQKVSAERSKLGSVQNRLEHTINNLGTSSENLTAAESRVRDVDMAKEMMEQTRNSILAQASQAMLAQANQQPQGVLQLLR, from the coding sequence ATGCGTATCAATCACAACATCGCTGCTTTAAACACTCACCGTCAATTAAGCTATGCTTCAAACGCTCAAGGTAAATCAATGGAAAAACTATCTTCTGGTCTTCGTATTAACCGTGCAGGAGATGATGCTGCAGGTCTAGCAATCTCTGAAAAAATGCGTGGTCAGATTCGTGGATTAGATCAAGCGCAACGTAACTCTCAAGATGGCATTTCCCTTATCCAAACAGCTGAGGGTGCGTTAAACGAAACTCACGCAATCCTACAACGTATGCGTGAACTAGCAGTACAATCTGCAAACGACACAAATACTTCTCAAGATCGTTCGAATATCCAAGATGAAATGAACCAATTGGGTACAGAAATCGAGAGAATTGCCAATACAACAGAATTCAATACAAAGAAATTATTAAATGGTAGCCTTGGTAGCGCTCAAGCAGTTGCTACAGGTACCGTAACAAACTCTGGTACATTAGGTGCTGCAATGGCAGACGCTACAACGTTAAATGCTCTAGTAGACGTTAACGGTAACAACTTAGGTATTGCGAACGGAGACACGGTTACAGCTACCTGGTCTGTAAACGGTACTCAGCGAACAGCAACTTTCTCTGTAACGGACATTACAACTGATGACTTATCGGATATCAACGCAGCGATTGCAGCTGATGCTTCCGTAGCTTCCGCTGCAACGGCAGCAGGTGTAACAACCATTACTGCAGCAGCAGGCGGAACAGCGGCACAAATCAATGGTTTATCGATTGAAGTAAAAGCAGCAGATGGGACACGAAAAGAAGCTGCATCTAATGTTCTATCAAACTTCCAAGTTGGTACAAAAGCACAAGACGCTCGTAGTAATGGTTCTGCTACATTCCAGATTGGTGCAAACACTGGTCAATCTATGAATCTAGGTATTGAAGATATGAGAGCTGCAACGTTAGGAGTAAACAACCTTCAAGTTGGCACACAAAGCCAAGCTTCTACTGCAGTTAAAGTTATTGATGAAGCTATTCAAAAAGTATCCGCAGAACGTTCTAAATTAGGATCTGTTCAGAATCGTTTAGAGCACACAATCAACAACTTGGGAACTTCTTCTGAAAACTTAACAGCTGCAGAATCTCGTGTTCGTGACGTAGACATGGCAAAAGAAATGATGGAGCAAACTCGTAACTCTATCTTAGCGCAAGCATCTCAAGCAATGTTAGCGCAAGCAAACCAACAGCCGCAAGGAGTTCTACAATTACTTCGATAA
- the csrA gene encoding carbon storage regulator CsrA: MLILTRKSGESIKIGDDIEITVMNVKNDQVKIGIQAPRGIDVFRKEIYMQIQEENAQASLSVADLLSVLPKDEKKE, translated from the coding sequence ATGTTAATTCTAACGAGAAAAAGTGGAGAGTCTATTAAAATTGGTGATGATATCGAAATCACGGTGATGAACGTGAAGAACGATCAAGTGAAAATCGGTATTCAAGCGCCGCGCGGTATCGATGTATTCCGAAAAGAAATCTATATGCAGATTCAAGAGGAAAACGCGCAGGCTTCTTTATCAGTAGCAGACTTACTGAGCGTTTTGCCGAAAGACGAGAAGAAAGAGTAA
- the fliW gene encoding flagellar assembly protein FliW, with protein MKVETKYHGEIELLPEQTVTFTKGLPGFEEEKSFVVLPVVDNPAFFILQSTKTAELGFIVSSPFTFFQDYDITLPKTVVEELELENVEDADIWTILTVKNPFPTSTANLQAPVIINRRKQVGKQVVLIDTPYLTKQPLAPTSMTVENRG; from the coding sequence ATGAAAGTGGAAACAAAGTACCACGGAGAGATAGAGTTACTACCTGAACAAACTGTTACCTTTACGAAAGGTCTTCCGGGCTTTGAAGAAGAAAAATCGTTTGTCGTTTTACCAGTTGTGGACAACCCGGCATTTTTCATTCTCCAATCTACGAAAACAGCAGAACTTGGTTTTATCGTATCTAGTCCGTTTACATTTTTCCAAGATTACGATATTACTTTACCGAAAACAGTGGTAGAAGAACTAGAGTTGGAGAATGTGGAAGACGCTGATATCTGGACGATCTTAACAGTCAAAAATCCGTTCCCGACTTCGACTGCGAACTTGCAGGCGCCAGTGATTATCAACCGTCGTAAACAAGTTGGAAAACAAGTAGTGTTGATTGATACGCCATATTTAACGAAACAACCTCTTGCTCCTACGTCGATGACAGTCGAGAACAGGGGGTAA
- a CDS encoding DUF6470 family protein has translation MQLPQIRLQSTSAQIQLNRTAPVQRIEQPKAELDIQQPSAEMTINRKRATLTIDQSQARADLGFKTRTQVLEEFVQDGIQGLMEGIARNAQEGDELMMIENGGSPLADQPARNAFDPPAEFNIGWIPRAGGVKVSYDPGSVDIQWKVNKVINNSRPQKAIHDYTPGKIEVAMQRYNSLEIDFVNLRHVGVNYEQQI, from the coding sequence TTGCAACTTCCACAAATTCGCTTACAATCGACATCTGCACAAATTCAGTTGAACAGAACCGCGCCAGTACAACGAATAGAACAACCTAAAGCAGAATTGGATATTCAACAACCATCTGCTGAAATGACGATTAATCGGAAAAGAGCAACGTTGACCATTGATCAATCTCAAGCTAGAGCCGACCTTGGTTTTAAGACACGTACACAAGTATTAGAAGAGTTTGTACAAGATGGTATACAAGGTTTAATGGAGGGAATCGCTCGTAATGCACAAGAAGGCGATGAATTAATGATGATTGAAAACGGAGGAAGTCCATTAGCTGATCAACCAGCTAGAAACGCATTTGACCCTCCTGCTGAATTTAACATTGGTTGGATTCCTAGAGCTGGTGGGGTTAAGGTAAGTTACGATCCAGGTAGTGTAGATATTCAATGGAAAGTAAATAAAGTCATCAATAATTCTAGACCGCAAAAAGCCATACATGACTATACTCCTGGAAAGATAGAAGTGGCGATGCAAAGGTATAATTCCTTAGAAATCGACTTTGTCAATCTACGTCATGTTGGGGTAAACTATGAGCAACAAATATAA
- the flgL gene encoding flagellar hook-associated protein FlgL: MRITQSMLSTQSLRNLNTSYGRMGTLQEQLATGKKINRPSDDPVVAMKGMFYRSNLAEVDQFKRNLSELYMWMENSEAGIEQATNGLERVRELVIQGKNGTLTAEDRSVIAKEIEQIEQDIAQIANTKMAGRYIFHGTNVDKPVVTDTTTNPVTLSNDILTNNTAISEYNVEVSQGVFLKANVNPMNTFNQDLFSNLNAIKQAFENDDMSTMDTLLEDLDSVVSTLQAERSELGARYNRLEMVDNRLGQQEVISTRVLSDNEDAEIERVITDLKTQESIHRAALSVGARIMQPTLMDFLR, from the coding sequence ATGCGCATAACACAAAGTATGCTTTCCACACAGTCATTACGAAATTTAAATACATCTTACGGTCGTATGGGTACCTTACAAGAGCAATTAGCTACAGGTAAGAAAATTAATCGTCCCTCCGATGATCCTGTTGTCGCAATGAAAGGGATGTTTTACCGTTCGAATTTGGCAGAGGTAGATCAATTTAAACGTAATCTGTCAGAGTTATATATGTGGATGGAGAATTCGGAAGCGGGGATTGAACAAGCGACAAACGGATTAGAGCGTGTACGTGAGTTAGTTATTCAAGGGAAAAACGGAACCTTAACGGCAGAAGATCGAAGTGTCATTGCAAAAGAGATAGAGCAGATAGAGCAAGATATCGCTCAGATTGCAAACACAAAAATGGCTGGTCGTTATATCTTCCATGGTACGAATGTCGATAAACCTGTGGTCACGGATACAACGACAAATCCGGTAACGTTAAGCAATGATATTTTGACAAATAATACGGCTATCTCAGAATACAATGTGGAAGTCTCACAAGGAGTATTCTTAAAGGCCAACGTTAATCCAATGAATACGTTTAATCAAGACTTGTTTAGTAATTTAAATGCTATTAAACAAGCGTTTGAAAACGATGATATGTCTACTATGGATACGTTATTAGAAGATCTAGATTCTGTTGTATCCACTTTGCAAGCGGAACGTTCAGAGCTTGGTGCACGCTATAACCGTTTAGAAATGGTTGACAATCGCTTAGGTCAGCAGGAAGTTATTTCTACACGTGTTTTATCAGACAACGAAGATGCAGAAATTGAGCGTGTTATTACAGACCTAAAAACACAAGAAAGTATCCACCGTGCAGCACTCAGCGTAGGTGCTCGTATCATGCAACCAACGTTAATGGACTTCTTACGTTAA
- the flgK gene encoding flagellar hook-associated protein FlgK gives MRSTFSGLETARRAMFTQQGALKVTGHNIANANTPGYTRQRANFQQTEPYPNAAINRPNIPGQVGTGVEAGSIQRVREAFLDTQYRGESNKLGYWETKMQSYKKMEEVMNEPSEAGLSRTMDQFWESLQDLAVNPTNEGARSVVRQRGIALAETFNYLSSTLTSVRTDMRNELDVSVKQVNSLMQQIHNVNEQIADVEPHGYLPNDLYDERDRLIDELSSMINVQVTYESNGGQSSNLAEGRAIVRLTGDGLTPSATLVGKGGYNTLSVNYQTTGAQAVESLQLGSLTIDAANFKSTGKVQALMESYGYVEGTGVTGDYTKMLSELDAMAYVFAQKFNQVHADGLSPNEINNGTTDPIQFFVDDVTNDFASATQEGFASRIKISQDIVSDLANIATATATNPTLGNPDNVQLLANVINVDKLAYDGVNNATFRSHFESVIGEMAVSSQNAVRLATNTSQLKLSVDERRQAVSSVSLDEEMTNMIQFQHAYNAAARMITLQDELLDRVINGMGTVGR, from the coding sequence ATGCGATCTACATTTTCAGGTTTAGAAACCGCTCGTCGTGCCATGTTCACTCAACAAGGAGCGTTAAAGGTAACTGGCCACAACATTGCTAATGCCAACACACCTGGCTATACGCGTCAGCGTGCGAACTTTCAACAGACGGAACCGTATCCAAACGCAGCGATTAACCGTCCTAACATACCAGGGCAAGTTGGAACTGGGGTGGAAGCGGGGTCAATTCAGCGTGTGCGTGAGGCTTTCTTAGATACACAATATCGCGGAGAATCTAACAAACTAGGATATTGGGAAACAAAGATGCAATCGTATAAAAAGATGGAAGAAGTCATGAACGAACCATCGGAAGCGGGACTTTCTCGTACGATGGATCAGTTCTGGGAGTCACTACAAGATTTAGCAGTTAACCCAACAAACGAAGGTGCACGTTCGGTTGTACGTCAACGTGGTATTGCGTTAGCGGAGACGTTTAACTACTTATCTTCTACTTTGACATCTGTACGGACCGATATGCGTAATGAATTAGATGTTTCCGTGAAACAAGTAAACTCTTTAATGCAACAAATTCATAATGTAAATGAGCAGATTGCAGATGTGGAGCCACATGGATACTTGCCAAACGACTTGTATGATGAGCGTGATCGCTTAATAGATGAATTATCTTCCATGATTAATGTGCAAGTAACATATGAATCTAACGGTGGACAATCTAGTAATTTGGCAGAAGGAAGAGCAATTGTCCGTTTGACAGGGGATGGTTTAACACCGAGTGCCACACTTGTCGGAAAAGGCGGATACAACACATTAAGTGTGAACTACCAAACAACTGGTGCACAAGCAGTTGAGAGCTTGCAATTAGGATCCCTTACTATTGATGCGGCAAACTTCAAATCAACAGGAAAAGTACAAGCACTCATGGAATCGTACGGCTATGTAGAAGGAACTGGAGTCACTGGTGACTATACAAAAATGCTAAGCGAGTTAGATGCGATGGCCTATGTATTTGCCCAAAAGTTTAATCAGGTACATGCAGATGGGTTAAGTCCGAACGAAATCAACAATGGAACAACTGATCCTATTCAATTCTTTGTTGATGATGTTACGAATGACTTTGCTTCTGCCACTCAAGAAGGGTTTGCTAGTAGAATCAAAATCTCACAAGATATTGTATCGGACTTAGCTAACATCGCCACAGCAACAGCCACTAATCCTACTTTAGGTAACCCAGATAATGTCCAATTACTAGCGAATGTCATTAATGTAGATAAGTTAGCTTATGATGGCGTGAACAATGCTACTTTCCGTAGTCACTTTGAGTCTGTTATCGGAGAAATGGCAGTATCTTCGCAGAATGCGGTAAGACTTGCAACGAATACTAGTCAATTGAAATTATCCGTTGATGAGCGTCGCCAAGCAGTTAGCTCCGTATCGTTAGACGAAGAAATGACTAATATGATTCAATTTCAACATGCATATAATGCTGCAGCTAGAATGATCACCTTACAAGATGAGTTACTCGACCGAGTAATTAACGGTATGGGCACAGTAGGAAGATAG
- a CDS encoding flagellar protein FlgN, whose protein sequence is MTQSKLVLTLEQLYTLHTHLHALAEKKASIVKQGDLESLQQLLKDEQKYISAINTLEKQRQKEAAELLNVPGTQPVTITECIKASASPVAEKLVEVRQKILDVTEKIKRQNELNQQLLYQSLQFINMNLDILDPKETQATYSKDVQNQPSKRKSLFDSQA, encoded by the coding sequence ATGACTCAATCAAAACTTGTCTTGACACTAGAACAGCTTTATACACTTCACACCCACTTGCATGCATTAGCGGAGAAAAAAGCAAGTATTGTCAAGCAAGGGGATTTGGAGTCTCTACAACAACTTTTAAAAGACGAACAAAAATACATCTCGGCAATCAATACGCTTGAAAAGCAAAGACAAAAGGAAGCAGCTGAACTACTAAATGTTCCAGGTACTCAACCGGTAACCATCACAGAGTGCATCAAAGCGTCTGCGTCTCCGGTTGCAGAAAAATTAGTAGAAGTTCGTCAAAAGATTCTGGACGTGACAGAGAAGATAAAGCGGCAAAATGAGTTAAACCAACAATTACTCTATCAATCTTTGCAGTTTATCAACATGAATTTAGATATTCTAGACCCTAAGGAAACGCAAGCGACGTACAGTAAAGACGTGCAAAATCAGCCTTCTAAACGTAAGTCTCTCTTTGATTCTCAAGCGTAA
- the flgM gene encoding flagellar biosynthesis anti-sigma factor FlgM → MKINHTNGAGMNPYQRQINKLDAAKAKPKQTDKIEISTTAKEMQQTNNWISDRQKKVDDLKIQVENGTYKPDPQLIAKAMKNYFQK, encoded by the coding sequence ATGAAAATTAATCATACAAATGGCGCGGGAATGAACCCTTATCAACGCCAGATAAATAAATTAGATGCTGCAAAAGCAAAGCCAAAGCAAACGGATAAGATAGAGATATCGACTACTGCGAAAGAGATGCAACAAACGAATAATTGGATTTCTGATCGTCAAAAGAAAGTGGATGATTTAAAAATTCAAGTGGAAAACGGTACTTATAAGCCAGACCCACAACTAATTGCGAAAGCGATGAAGAATTATTTCCAAAAATAA
- a CDS encoding TIGR03826 family flagellar region protein, with translation MGDLTNCSACGTLYIKNAVREVCNNCYKEEEMKFDTVYTFMRKRENRAATIETVVTHTGVSEELIHKWVRKKRLHSAQFPGLGYPCDKCGTIIREGKLCSTCIGSIRTDLAHVAKEEEYQAKLKANQKTYYTTDRNK, from the coding sequence ATGGGGGATTTAACGAATTGTTCCGCTTGTGGCACGTTATATATTAAAAATGCTGTGCGGGAAGTGTGTAACAACTGTTATAAAGAAGAGGAAATGAAGTTCGATACGGTGTACACGTTTATGAGAAAGCGTGAGAATCGAGCTGCAACGATTGAAACGGTTGTGACTCATACTGGTGTAAGCGAAGAGTTGATTCATAAGTGGGTTCGTAAAAAAAGATTGCATTCAGCACAGTTCCCTGGATTAGGGTACCCGTGTGATAAATGTGGTACAATTATTCGAGAAGGAAAGCTTTGTAGTACATGCATCGGAAGCATCCGAACAGATTTAGCGCATGTTGCAAAAGAAGAAGAATACCAAGCGAAATTAAAAGCTAATCAGAAGACTTATTATACAACTGATCGTAATAAATAA
- a CDS encoding ComF family protein, protein MLKFRGDIIIATIFHASVQRAIKESKMDLVVPIPASAERLSERGCNIVEELIPASVEIHPCLGKHHQEKQSKKTKKERLETPNPFYWKSSENILEGKRILLIDDIYTTGTTVAHAASVLRGRGAKEVQSLTVWRG, encoded by the coding sequence ATGTTGAAATTTCGCGGGGATATCATAATTGCCACCATATTTCATGCTTCCGTCCAACGAGCTATTAAGGAGAGTAAGATGGACTTGGTTGTTCCAATTCCAGCGTCAGCGGAGCGATTAAGTGAGCGAGGATGCAATATTGTAGAGGAGTTAATACCGGCGAGTGTGGAAATTCATCCTTGCTTAGGTAAACATCATCAAGAGAAGCAATCAAAGAAAACGAAAAAAGAACGACTGGAGACACCAAATCCATTTTATTGGAAATCGAGTGAAAACATATTAGAAGGTAAAAGAATCCTCTTGATAGACGATATATATACTACAGGAACTACCGTCGCGCATGCTGCTTCTGTGTTGCGAGGTCGTGGAGCAAAAGAAGTGCAAAGCTTAACGGTATGGCGGGGGTAG